One Aegilops tauschii subsp. strangulata cultivar AL8/78 chromosome 7, Aet v6.0, whole genome shotgun sequence genomic window carries:
- the LOC109742545 gene encoding mitogen-activated protein kinase 12 — MGGGNGIVDGFRRLFHRRTPSGSVLGSSNQSSAGEDSSDVEAAEGLDLVGLRPIRVPKRKMPLPVESHKKNIMEKEFFTEYGEASQYQIQEVVGKGSYGVVAAAIDTRTGERVAIKKINDVFEHVSDATRILREVKLLRLLRHPDVVEIKHIMLPPSRREFQDIYVVFELMESDLHQVIRANDDLTAEHYQFFLYQLLRALKYIHGANVFHRDLKPKNILANADCKLKICDFGLARVSFNDAPSAIFWTDYVATRWYRAPELCGSFFSKYTPAIDIWSIGCIFAELLTGRPLFPGKNVVHQLDIITDLLGTPSSETLSRIRNEKARRYLSCMRKKHPVPLTQKFPNADPLAVRLLGRLLAFDPKDRPSAEEALADPYFASLANVEREPSRHPISKLEFEFERRKVTKDDVRELIYREILEYHPQMLEEYMKGGDQISFLYPSGVDRFKRQFAHLEEHYSKGERGSPLQRKHASLPRQRVGASNDGNNEQHISDQEMSAEPDAHGTVSPQKSQDAAGVGQNGLSPTSLSSRTYLKSASISASKCVVVNPNKQPEYDDAISEETEGAVDGLSEKVSKMHA, encoded by the exons ATGGGGGGAGGGAACGGCATCGTCGACGGCTTCCGCCGCTTGTTCCACCGCCGCACGCCCTCCGGCTCCGTGCTCGGCAGTTCCAACCAGTCCTCCGCCGGCGAGGACTCCTCCGACGTCGAGGCCGCCGAGGGCCTGGATCTCGTGGGCCTCCGCCCCATCCGCGTCCCCAAGCGCAAGATGCCGCTCCCCGTCGAGAGCCACAAGAAG AACATAATGGAGAAAGAATTCTTCACAGAGTATGGAGAGGCAAGCCAGTACCAAATCCAAGAAGTTGTTGGCAAGGGGAGTTATGGAGTAGTTGCTGCTGCAATAGATACCCGCACCGGCGAGCGGGTTGCGATTAAGAAGATCAACGATGTGTTTGAGCACGTCTCGGATGCCACGCGCATCCTCCGCGAGGTCAAGCTCCTTCGGCTGCTACGTCATCCAGACGTGGTGGAGATCAAGCACATAATGCTCCCTCCTTCTCGGAGGGAGTTCCAAGATATATATGTTGTTTTCGAGCTCATGGAGTCGGATCTCCATCAGGTCATCAGAGCTAATGATGACCTCACGGCGGAGCATTACCAGTTTTTCCTTTACCAGCTTCTCCGCGCTCTCAAGTACATCCATGGAG CTAATGTATTTCATCGCGATCTGAAGCCCAAGAATATACTGGCCAACGCAGACTGCAAACTGAAAATTTGTGACTTTGGACTTGCGCGTGTATCATTTAATGATGCTCCTTCAGCTATATTTTGGACG GACTATGTAGCAACAAGGTGGTATAGAGCCCCTGAATTATGTGGCTCCTTTTTCTCGAAA TACACTCCTGCTATTGATATTTGGAGTATTGGATGCATATTTGCTGAGCTTCTCACTGGACGGCCACTCTTTCCTGGGAAGAATGTCGTACACCAGTTAGATATAATAACAGATCTTCTTGGAACTCCATCATCAGAAACCTTATCTCGG ATTCGAAATGAGAAGGCCAGGAGGTACTTAAGTTGCATGCGAAAAAAACACCCTGTACCCTTGACTCAGAAATTTCCTAATGCTGATCCATTGGCGGTTCGCCTACTGGGTCGTTTACTTGCATTTGACCCTAAAGACCGGCCTTCAGCTGAAGAG GCTTTAGCAGACCCATATTTTGCATCTCTTGCCAATGTGGAGCGTGAGCCTTCAAGGCATCCAATTTCGAAACTTGAGTTTGAGTTTGAGAGACGAAAGGTGACAAAAGATGATGTTAGGGAATTGATCTATCGAGAG ATTTTGGAGTACCATCCACAGATGCTGGAGGAATACATGAAAGGTGGAGACCAGATTAGCTTCCTCTATCCAAG TGGTGTTGACCGCTTTAAACGGCAGTTTGCACACCTGGAGGAGCATTACAGCAAAGGAGAACGAGGTTCCCCGCTGCAAAGAAAGCATGCTTCTCTACCAAG GCAGAGAGTAGGTGCATCAAACGACGGTAATAATGAACAGCATATTAGTGATCAGGAGATGAGTGCAGAGCCTGATGCCCATGGCACAGTGAGCCCTCAAAAGTCACAGGATGCAGCCGGTGTTGGCCAGAATGGTCTGAGCCCTACCAGCTTGAGCTCGCGGACCTACCTCAAGAGCGCGAGCATTAGTGCTTCCAAGTGCGTCGTTGTCAACCCGAATAAACAGCCAGAG TATGACGACGCGATCTCTGAGGAAACGGAAGGGGCCGTCGACGGACTATCCGAGAAGGTCTCCAAGATGCATGCCTAG